The proteins below come from a single Deinococcus sedimenti genomic window:
- a CDS encoding branched-chain amino acid ABC transporter permease, whose translation MFNGLVNGAFYALLSLGLAVIFGMLRIVNFMHGALYMLGAFAAFALGQLLGLGFWPSLILAPLLVGLLGVVLERGLLSRLYGLEPSYNLLLTFGLTLLTQDLVKQVMLSRFAVSSAPYSPPEVLSGVVNLGFVVFPKYRLFVIALSLVVCLVTWFVIEKTRVGAIIRASTENPVVTRAFGINVSGWVTGVFAVGAALAGLAGVLAAPIYSVEPYMGAELIITTFAVVVIGGMGSIMGSVVTGFAVGVLAAVGAAVYPPIANTLVFILMALVLLVRPSGLFGLPEGAR comes from the coding sequence GTGTTCAACGGTCTGGTGAACGGCGCGTTCTACGCGCTGCTGTCGCTGGGCCTCGCGGTGATCTTCGGGATGCTGCGGATCGTGAATTTCATGCACGGCGCGCTGTACATGCTGGGTGCGTTCGCGGCGTTCGCGCTGGGGCAGCTGCTGGGGCTGGGCTTCTGGCCGTCGTTGATCCTCGCGCCGCTGCTGGTGGGCCTGCTGGGCGTGGTGCTGGAACGCGGGCTGCTGTCGCGGCTGTACGGGCTGGAACCCAGTTACAACCTGCTGCTGACGTTCGGCCTGACGCTGCTCACGCAGGATCTGGTGAAGCAGGTGATGCTGAGTCGTTTCGCGGTGTCGAGCGCGCCGTACTCGCCGCCCGAGGTGCTGTCGGGCGTGGTGAACCTGGGCTTCGTGGTGTTCCCGAAGTACCGCCTGTTCGTGATCGCGCTGTCGCTGGTGGTGTGCCTGGTCACGTGGTTCGTGATCGAGAAGACCCGCGTGGGCGCGATCATCCGCGCCAGCACGGAGAACCCGGTCGTGACGCGGGCGTTCGGCATCAACGTGAGCGGCTGGGTGACCGGCGTGTTCGCGGTGGGCGCGGCGCTGGCCGGACTGGCGGGCGTGCTGGCCGCGCCGATCTACTCGGTCGAGCCGTACATGGGCGCGGAGCTGATCATCACGACGTTCGCGGTGGTCGTGATCGGCGGGATGGGCAGCATCATGGGGTCGGTCGTGACGGGCTTCGCGGTGGGGGTGCTGGCGGCGGTGGGCGCGGCGGTGTACCCGCCGATCGCGAACACGCTGGTGTTCATCCTGATGGCGCTGGTGCTGCTGGTGCGGCCCAGTGGGCTGTTCGGCCTGCCTGAGGGGGCGCGGTGA
- a CDS encoding 1-acyl-sn-glycerol-3-phosphate acyltransferase has translation MSALWPGRRPTLFSRLALGLMRLAGWTPLLATPPGAKFVGAVAPHTHNADFWPGLFFIWSTRSPVRFVAKHQLFVFPVGLFMRAVGGLPVDRRRAGGNFVDGVVDLIEKEPEIMLVVAPEGTRSRAEYWRTGFYYMALEANVPIGVTVVDWGRKQVGVTGYVTPTGDIEADFAVIREMLRDVRGHTPANETPAIPRPAAAGGPSKG, from the coding sequence ATGTCTGCTCTCTGGCCCGGTCGCCGTCCCACCCTGTTCTCTCGTCTGGCGCTGGGGCTCATGCGGCTGGCTGGGTGGACGCCGCTGCTGGCCACGCCGCCCGGGGCCAAGTTCGTCGGGGCGGTCGCGCCTCACACGCACAACGCGGACTTCTGGCCGGGGCTGTTCTTCATCTGGTCCACCCGGTCCCCGGTGCGGTTCGTGGCCAAGCATCAGCTGTTCGTGTTCCCGGTGGGGCTGTTCATGCGGGCCGTGGGGGGCCTGCCGGTGGACCGCCGCCGGGCCGGGGGGAACTTCGTGGACGGCGTGGTGGACCTGATCGAGAAGGAACCGGAGATCATGCTGGTCGTCGCGCCGGAAGGCACCCGCAGCCGCGCGGAGTACTGGCGCACCGGGTTCTACTACATGGCACTGGAAGCGAACGTACCGATCGGGGTGACCGTCGTCGACTGGGGCCGCAAGCAGGTGGGCGTGACCGGGTACGTGACGCCCACCGGGGATATCGAGGCGGACTTCGCGGTGATCCGCGAGATGCTGCGCGACGTGCGCGGTCACACGCCAGCGAACGAGACGCCCGCCATTCCGAGGCCGGCGGCGGCGGGTGGCCCGAGCAAGGGATGA
- a CDS encoding NUDIX hydrolase — MAEEQVKSGGQGAQRRRRRRRGTGGAQARPGQVTNTTATPVPAAPSKRGQKRPLADPRIGVGCIVLRGDEILLVRERGRWSLPKGGLEAGELVQDGARRETFEETGLIVELRDLAFIVEFQAVTWGHHLQFFYTGREVGGKLEPRDPDRDVQEARFVPIRQLREFIRFRPRLVALETWLRERRPRHFVFNLDKEPAMLRKRRRVGDGAPAVRAPEPEFTDEPDL; from the coding sequence ATGGCGGAAGAACAGGTCAAGTCCGGAGGGCAGGGCGCGCAGCGCCGCCGCCGGCGTCGCCGCGGCACCGGGGGCGCGCAGGCGCGGCCCGGTCAGGTCACGAACACCACCGCCACGCCCGTCCCGGCGGCACCCAGCAAGCGCGGGCAGAAGCGGCCGCTGGCGGACCCGCGCATCGGCGTGGGCTGCATCGTGCTGCGCGGCGACGAGATCCTGCTCGTGCGCGAGCGGGGCCGCTGGTCGCTGCCAAAGGGCGGCCTGGAGGCCGGGGAACTCGTGCAGGACGGCGCCCGGCGCGAGACCTTCGAGGAGACCGGGTTGATCGTGGAACTGCGCGACCTGGCGTTCATCGTGGAGTTCCAGGCGGTCACGTGGGGGCACCATCTGCAGTTCTTCTACACCGGGCGTGAGGTGGGCGGAAAGCTCGAGCCGCGCGACCCGGACCGGGACGTGCAGGAGGCGCGCTTCGTGCCGATCCGGCAGCTGCGGGAGTTCATCCGCTTCCGGCCGCGGCTGGTGGCGCTGGAGACGTGGCTGCGCGAGCGGCGCCCCCGGCACTTCGTGTTCAACCTGGACAAGGAACCCGCGATGCTGCGCAAGCGGCGCCGGGTGGGCGACGGCGCCCCGGCCGTCCGCGCGCCGGAACCGGAATTCACGGACGAACCGGACCTGTAA
- a CDS encoding SDR family NAD(P)-dependent oxidoreductase, whose translation MTQQTPIAAVPAHTTVGEVLAGQVIAVTGADQGYGRTISAALARAGASVVLIGSNSETLAAAASQLEHAGGAAIPIKADVGVPLDWLSAQTRILDIYGALHGIVHLADKRAHAEFTMLSENEWMDLFNCNVKSSVAIAQIIRRRLPGTWLTLIGPHTDERGLHVHPQRGAIQGLVQNAHREDLRLNLLLPSRASSNDDTLDRPLSNAVLALAAPGMAPLRGNVIEVPLPPVPKIRVQEDYPL comes from the coding sequence ATGACCCAGCAGACCCCCATCGCTGCCGTGCCCGCGCACACCACCGTCGGTGAAGTGCTGGCCGGACAGGTGATCGCCGTCACCGGGGCGGACCAGGGGTACGGCCGCACCATCAGCGCCGCCCTGGCCCGCGCCGGGGCCAGCGTCGTCCTGATCGGCAGCAACAGCGAAACCCTCGCCGCCGCCGCCAGCCAGCTCGAACACGCGGGCGGCGCCGCCATCCCCATCAAGGCCGACGTCGGCGTGCCCCTGGACTGGCTCAGCGCCCAGACCCGCATTCTCGACATCTACGGCGCCCTGCACGGCATCGTGCACCTCGCCGACAAACGCGCCCACGCCGAGTTCACCATGCTCAGCGAGAACGAATGGATGGACCTGTTCAACTGCAACGTGAAAAGCAGCGTCGCCATCGCGCAGATCATCCGCCGCCGCCTCCCCGGCACCTGGCTGACCCTCATCGGCCCCCACACCGACGAACGCGGCCTGCACGTCCACCCGCAACGCGGCGCCATCCAGGGCCTCGTGCAGAACGCCCACCGCGAGGACCTGCGCCTGAACCTCCTGCTGCCCTCGCGCGCCAGCAGCAACGACGATACCCTCGACCGCCCACTGTCCAACGCGGTCCTCGCGCTCGCCGCGCCCGGCATGGCCCCCCTGCGCGGCAACGTCATCGAGGTGCCCCTCCCGCCCGTCCCGAAGATCCGCGTGCAGGAGGACTACCCCCTGTGA
- a CDS encoding EVE domain-containing protein, translating into MRFWLLKSEPDVFGFTDLVRVGREPWNGVRNYQARNFLREMREGDLCLFYHSNAKPMGVAGVARVCRAAYADDLQFDPGSKYFDPKSTVDAPRWSMVDVEPLIAFPQVVPLDTLRGLPEWEGSALTRKGSRLSVLPVEAGAFWATLDAAGLSLDEVAGLG; encoded by the coding sequence ATGCGTTTCTGGCTGTTGAAATCGGAGCCCGATGTGTTCGGCTTCACGGATCTGGTGCGGGTGGGGCGGGAGCCGTGGAATGGCGTGCGGAACTATCAGGCGCGGAATTTCCTGCGGGAGATGCGCGAGGGGGACCTGTGTCTCTTCTACCACTCGAACGCGAAGCCGATGGGAGTGGCGGGGGTGGCGCGGGTGTGCCGGGCGGCGTACGCGGATGACCTCCAGTTCGACCCTGGGAGCAAGTATTTCGATCCGAAGTCCACTGTGGACGCGCCGCGCTGGAGCATGGTGGATGTGGAACCGTTGATCGCGTTCCCGCAGGTGGTGCCTTTGGACACGTTGCGGGGCCTGCCGGAGTGGGAGGGGTCGGCCCTGACGCGCAAGGGCTCGCGCCTGAGCGTGCTGCCGGTGGAGGCCGGGGCGTTCTGGGCGACGCTGGACGCGGCGGGCCTGAGTCTGGACGAGGTAGCGGGACTGGGCTGA
- a CDS encoding permease prefix domain 1-containing protein: MTRRLHRPHRPLSADAYIHRATRGLPRAERLDAAAELRAHLTERIQEHQAHGFSPEEAEYLAVRGMGDPHPVNRGLLGHAFTHRTGWLTLAALLVGGLGWTAYREWLPPREGAQFSPMNQRDINALFSDKDAPRGTYQGVSLTYPRGTKAVLYVTVSSTEDRYRPEEVRMTTKDLTQEEQINFRGRLPGSYRYQERLLLSPMRVSCTGQDYSGIYWTTYTIPSPLENSGGRAYSGRGSAVACGNPSVRLHRVTQTLSTTPPSQHTRTVPPEGQGSTFTMHHPLRLNEWRVLFRLRVDPEADPNTSGAADSGAFSAKARGVYVAVMPLDYVPNDTDGYNWGDMSVGFKGEKPIPLPPLVTDQPGG; the protein is encoded by the coding sequence GTGACCCGCCGCCTCCATCGCCCCCACCGCCCCCTGAGCGCCGACGCGTACATCCACCGCGCCACCCGCGGCCTGCCCCGCGCCGAACGGCTCGACGCCGCCGCCGAACTCCGCGCGCACCTCACCGAACGCATACAGGAGCACCAGGCGCACGGCTTCTCCCCCGAGGAAGCCGAGTACCTCGCCGTGCGCGGCATGGGCGACCCCCACCCCGTCAACCGGGGCCTGCTCGGGCACGCCTTCACGCACCGCACCGGATGGCTCACGCTGGCGGCGCTCCTCGTGGGCGGCCTGGGCTGGACCGCGTACCGCGAGTGGCTGCCCCCGCGCGAAGGCGCGCAGTTCAGCCCGATGAACCAGCGGGACATCAACGCACTGTTCAGCGACAAGGACGCCCCGCGCGGTACGTACCAGGGTGTGAGCCTCACCTACCCGCGCGGTACGAAAGCGGTGCTGTACGTGACGGTCAGCAGCACCGAAGATCGGTACCGTCCCGAAGAGGTCAGAATGACCACCAAAGACCTGACCCAGGAAGAGCAGATCAACTTCAGGGGACGCCTTCCCGGCAGTTACCGGTACCAGGAGCGACTCCTCCTGAGTCCCATGCGGGTCAGTTGCACCGGGCAGGATTACAGCGGGATCTACTGGACCACCTACACCATCCCCTCGCCACTTGAGAATTCTGGTGGCCGCGCCTACAGCGGGCGAGGGAGCGCGGTCGCCTGTGGGAATCCCAGCGTGCGCCTGCACCGCGTGACTCAGACCCTGAGCACCACGCCTCCCAGTCAGCACACCCGTACGGTGCCACCGGAGGGTCAGGGAAGCACGTTCACGATGCATCACCCCCTCCGTCTGAACGAGTGGCGCGTGCTGTTCCGACTGCGCGTAGATCCGGAAGCCGACCCCAACACGTCCGGCGCCGCCGACAGTGGCGCCTTCAGTGCGAAGGCGCGCGGCGTGTACGTGGCGGTCATGCCACTCGACTACGTGCCCAACGACACGGATGGGTACAACTGGGGGGACATGTCCGTTGGCTTCAAGGGTGAAAAACCCATTCCGCTGCCGCCGCTGGTCACGGATCAGCCGGGCGGGTGA
- a CDS encoding PadR family transcriptional regulator: MNPLKSGTLDLALLAALQDQPRYGLDILRHVNDRSGGLFDLKEGSLYPALHRLVKAGWVDSDWQPSDRGGAPRKVYRLTDDGRAALHAKRQEWQTLRGALDALLTRALPRRSA, translated from the coding sequence ATGAACCCACTCAAATCCGGCACGCTCGACCTCGCCCTGCTCGCCGCCCTCCAGGACCAACCCCGCTACGGACTGGACATCCTGCGGCACGTCAACGACCGCAGCGGCGGCCTGTTCGACCTGAAGGAAGGCAGCCTCTACCCCGCCCTGCACCGCCTCGTGAAGGCCGGGTGGGTGGACAGCGACTGGCAACCCAGCGACCGGGGCGGCGCGCCCCGCAAGGTCTACCGGCTGACCGACGACGGACGCGCGGCCCTGCACGCCAAACGCCAGGAATGGCAGACGCTGCGAGGCGCGCTGGACGCCCTGCTGACCCGCGCCCTGCCCCGGCGGTCCGCGTGA
- the dnaB gene encoding replicative DNA helicase, giving the protein MELTPRVPPHSNDAEISVLGSILLDNDTLNSLGDTVTPEMFYREGHRKIFTAMRTLQERGEPVDLVTLSEDLRVKGMLDEVGGLTYLIGLSDQVPTAAYAEHYARIVQEKATLRSLISASGKAMQLAYEAQLPLEDLLDRAEKMIFEVAEQKKKGEAFQAMNEVVTETFEYITLLHQNKGIPDGVSTGFRDLDEQISGLQKGSLNVLAARPSMGKTAFALSIAQNVALRGEKAVAVFSLEMPAVQLALRMLCSEARVDMNRIRSGQLNERDFERLAHAAGRLADAPMIIDDEADLTLNNLRSKLRRIAAQHGRLGLVVIDYLQLMSGSKGGGGTENRQQEISTISRGLKGLAREMEVPIIVLSQLSRAVEQRPNHRPMLSDLRESGAIEQDADIVMFIYRDEYYNKETDQQGIAEIIVGKQRNGPVGTVKLQFHSAHVRFNDLAPEGV; this is encoded by the coding sequence TTGGAACTCACGCCACGCGTTCCGCCGCACAGCAACGACGCTGAGATCAGCGTGCTGGGCAGTATTCTGCTGGACAACGACACCCTGAACAGCCTGGGTGACACCGTCACGCCCGAGATGTTCTACCGCGAGGGTCACCGCAAGATCTTCACCGCCATGCGCACCCTGCAGGAGCGCGGCGAACCCGTGGACCTCGTGACGCTCAGCGAGGACCTGCGCGTCAAGGGCATGCTCGACGAGGTGGGCGGCCTGACGTACCTGATCGGCCTGTCGGACCAGGTGCCGACCGCCGCGTACGCCGAGCACTACGCGCGGATCGTGCAGGAGAAGGCGACGCTGCGCTCGCTGATCAGCGCGTCCGGGAAGGCCATGCAGCTCGCCTATGAGGCGCAGCTGCCGCTGGAGGACCTGCTCGACCGCGCCGAGAAGATGATCTTCGAGGTCGCCGAGCAGAAGAAGAAGGGCGAGGCGTTCCAGGCGATGAATGAGGTCGTCACCGAGACCTTCGAGTACATCACGCTGCTGCACCAGAACAAGGGCATCCCGGACGGCGTCAGCACCGGATTCCGGGATCTGGACGAGCAGATCTCGGGGTTGCAGAAGGGCAGCCTGAACGTCCTCGCGGCCCGTCCGTCGATGGGGAAGACGGCGTTCGCGCTGTCCATCGCGCAGAACGTCGCGCTGCGCGGCGAGAAGGCGGTCGCGGTGTTCAGCCTGGAAATGCCCGCCGTGCAGCTGGCGCTGCGCATGCTGTGCAGCGAGGCGCGCGTGGACATGAACCGCATCCGCTCGGGGCAGCTGAACGAGCGGGATTTCGAGCGGCTGGCGCACGCGGCCGGGCGACTGGCGGACGCGCCGATGATCATCGACGACGAGGCGGACCTGACGCTGAACAACCTGCGCAGCAAGTTGCGGCGGATCGCGGCGCAGCACGGGCGGCTGGGGCTCGTGGTCATCGACTACCTGCAGCTCATGTCGGGCAGCAAGGGTGGCGGCGGCACCGAGAACCGCCAGCAGGAGATCAGCACCATCTCGCGCGGCCTGAAGGGACTGGCGCGCGAGATGGAGGTCCCGATCATCGTGCTGTCGCAGCTGTCGCGCGCCGTCGAGCAGCGCCCCAACCACCGCCCGATGCTGTCGGACCTGCGTGAGTCGGGCGCGATCGAGCAGGACGCGGACATCGTGATGTTCATCTACCGCGACGAGTACTACAACAAGGAAACGGATCAGCAGGGCATCGCGGAGATCATCGTCGGCAAGCAGCGCAACGGTCCGGTCGGTACGGTGAAGTTGCAGTTTCACAGCGCGCACGTCCGCTTCAACGACCTCGCGCCGGAGGGCGTGTAA
- a CDS encoding ABC transporter ATP-binding protein, with translation MTPLLSVQDLNAYYGQSHVLRGVNLHVNPGEVVSLIGRNGAGKTTTLKSVMGVLRSRTGQITFGGQDISRLPSNRVAAQGLAWVPEERAILSTLTVRENLELPPSRPGGWSTERIYDAFPVLRERGHHPGSKLSGGEQQMLAMVRVLRAGPKLLLLDEPSEGLAPVIVQRIGEIIDTLRQSGMAVLLVEQNLKFASRLADRHYVFVDGQIVDEVPREQVDARREDLLRYLSV, from the coding sequence ATGACGCCGCTCCTCTCGGTGCAGGACCTGAACGCGTACTACGGGCAGAGTCACGTGCTGCGCGGCGTGAACCTGCACGTGAACCCCGGCGAGGTCGTCAGCCTGATCGGCCGCAACGGCGCCGGGAAGACCACCACCCTGAAAAGCGTGATGGGCGTGCTGCGCAGCCGAACGGGGCAGATCACGTTCGGTGGGCAGGACATCAGCCGCCTGCCGAGCAACCGCGTGGCGGCGCAGGGGCTGGCGTGGGTGCCGGAGGAACGCGCGATCCTCAGCACCCTGACCGTCCGCGAGAACCTCGAACTGCCGCCCAGCCGCCCCGGAGGCTGGAGTACCGAACGCATCTACGACGCGTTCCCGGTGCTGCGGGAGCGGGGGCATCATCCGGGCAGCAAGCTCTCGGGCGGCGAGCAGCAGATGCTGGCGATGGTGCGCGTGCTGCGCGCCGGGCCGAAGCTGCTGCTGCTGGACGAGCCCAGCGAGGGCCTGGCGCCCGTGATCGTGCAGCGCATCGGCGAGATCATCGACACGCTGCGCCAGAGCGGCATGGCGGTGCTGCTGGTCGAGCAGAACCTGAAGTTCGCGTCGCGCCTCGCGGACCGGCACTACGTGTTCGTGGACGGGCAGATCGTGGACGAGGTGCCGCGCGAGCAGGTGGACGCCCGCCGGGAGGACCTGCTGCGGTACCTCAGCGTGTAA
- the nrdR gene encoding transcriptional regulator NrdR, translating into MKCPYCSAPDSKVVNSRPSDDGASIRRRRECLNCARRFTTYERAQLEPLMVVKRSGPREAFNPDKLLRGLVLATEKRPVDQDLLRAFAYGFEDDVQASEIRSEEIGRRAMTFLRPLDDVAYIRFASVYRDFDSLERFIEEIRGLKDEQ; encoded by the coding sequence ATGAAGTGCCCGTACTGTTCCGCGCCGGACAGCAAGGTCGTGAACTCCCGGCCCAGCGACGACGGTGCCAGCATCCGCCGCCGCCGCGAGTGCCTGAACTGCGCCCGGCGCTTCACCACCTACGAACGCGCGCAACTCGAACCGCTGATGGTCGTCAAACGCAGCGGCCCGCGCGAGGCGTTCAACCCCGACAAGCTGCTGCGCGGACTGGTCCTGGCCACCGAGAAACGCCCCGTGGATCAGGACCTGCTGCGCGCCTTCGCGTACGGCTTCGAGGACGACGTGCAGGCCAGCGAGATCCGCAGCGAGGAGATCGGCCGCCGCGCCATGACCTTCCTGCGCCCCCTGGACGACGTGGCGTACATCCGCTTCGCGAGCGTGTACCGCGACTTCGACAGCCTGGAACGCTTCATCGAGGAGATCCGCGGCCTGAAAGACGAACAGTAA
- a CDS encoding ABC transporter ATP-binding protein, with amino-acid sequence MTAASLGTERAAPAPVVALEARGLVKDFRGFRATNDVNLQVHDGEIHAIIGPNGAGKTTLFNLLSGFLKPTTGEVRLFGERVDTLRPFEIVRRGLSRSFQISSVFPTLSVRENVLVALQSPTPLPHRFWVPLSRLESLGERADAILTDVGLGGMPDRLAADLSHGEKRQLEIGISMTQDPRVLLLDEPTSGMGSEGIARVIALVRQVARGRTVVLVEHNMSVVAELADRITVLQYGSVLASGRYEDVRRDPRVIEAYLGDDGGHA; translated from the coding sequence GTGACGGCCGCGTCACTGGGGACGGAACGGGCAGCGCCCGCACCGGTCGTCGCGCTGGAGGCGCGGGGGCTGGTCAAGGACTTCCGGGGGTTCCGCGCCACGAACGACGTGAACCTGCAGGTTCATGACGGAGAGATTCACGCGATCATCGGCCCGAACGGGGCCGGGAAGACCACGCTGTTCAACCTGCTGTCGGGCTTCCTGAAGCCCACGACGGGCGAGGTGCGCCTGTTCGGCGAGCGGGTGGACACCCTGCGGCCCTTCGAGATCGTGCGGCGGGGCCTGTCCCGGTCGTTTCAGATCAGTTCGGTGTTCCCGACCCTGAGCGTGCGGGAGAACGTGCTGGTGGCACTCCAGTCGCCCACACCGCTCCCGCACCGGTTCTGGGTGCCGCTCTCGCGCCTGGAATCATTGGGCGAGCGGGCGGACGCCATCCTCACGGACGTGGGCCTGGGCGGCATGCCGGACCGGCTGGCGGCGGACCTGAGCCACGGGGAGAAACGGCAGCTGGAGATCGGGATCTCCATGACGCAGGACCCGCGCGTGCTGCTGCTGGACGAACCGACGTCCGGCATGGGTTCGGAGGGCATCGCGCGGGTGATCGCGCTGGTGCGGCAGGTGGCGCGCGGGCGGACAGTGGTACTGGTGGAACACAACATGAGCGTCGTGGCGGAACTCGCCGACCGCATCACGGTGTTGCAGTACGGCTCGGTGCTCGCCAGTGGCCGTTACGAGGACGTGCGGCGCGACCCGCGCGTGATCGAGGCGTACCTGGGTGACGACGGGGGACACGCGTGA
- a CDS encoding ABC transporter substrate-binding protein codes for MNKTRTAILALTALLLAPAASAQSLSDGSIKVGVLTDLSGVYSELSGQGSVKAAQMAAEDFMKANRAYVGKVSVIGVDHQNKADVAGNKAAEMIDRQNVDLLVDMPTSSAALAATEVARQKKTVAMVVTGATTALTNEKCNKYTFHYAYDNYMLANGTGTAVTKRGGSSWYIIYPNYAFGQDLNRQMVSAVQENGGKLAAPSDATPFPNTDFSSYLLKAQSVRPKIFGTMQAGNDLVNVVKQYNEFGLKKQGIGLGIGLLFETDVAALGQDAFAGAIATVPWFWNFDARSRQWAGRFEKAFGKKPTWAQAGVYSATLQYLNAVARAKSDNSDAVIRALEGHSFDDFFARNATIRPQDHRVILDVQVVQVKGKSESKEAGDIYKRLNTIPAAKAFMPLSENKCRM; via the coding sequence ATGAACAAGACCCGCACCGCCATCCTGGCCCTGACCGCCCTGCTTCTGGCGCCCGCCGCCTCGGCCCAGTCCCTGTCCGACGGGAGCATCAAGGTGGGCGTCCTGACGGACCTGTCCGGCGTGTACTCCGAGCTGTCCGGGCAGGGCAGCGTGAAGGCCGCGCAGATGGCCGCCGAGGACTTCATGAAAGCGAACCGCGCGTACGTCGGGAAGGTCAGCGTCATCGGCGTGGACCACCAGAACAAGGCCGACGTCGCCGGGAACAAGGCCGCCGAGATGATTGACCGGCAGAACGTGGACCTGCTGGTCGACATGCCCACCAGCAGCGCCGCGCTGGCCGCCACCGAGGTCGCCCGACAGAAGAAGACGGTCGCCATGGTCGTCACCGGCGCCACCACCGCCCTCACGAACGAGAAGTGCAACAAGTACACCTTCCACTACGCGTACGACAACTACATGCTCGCCAACGGCACCGGCACCGCCGTCACGAAACGCGGCGGGAGCAGCTGGTACATCATCTACCCCAACTACGCGTTCGGGCAGGACCTGAACCGCCAGATGGTGTCGGCCGTGCAGGAGAACGGCGGGAAACTGGCCGCGCCCAGCGACGCCACGCCCTTCCCGAACACGGACTTCAGCTCGTACCTGCTGAAAGCGCAGAGCGTGCGGCCCAAGATCTTCGGGACGATGCAGGCCGGGAACGACCTCGTGAACGTCGTCAAGCAGTACAACGAGTTCGGCCTGAAGAAACAGGGCATCGGCCTGGGCATCGGCCTGCTGTTCGAAACGGACGTGGCCGCGCTGGGTCAGGACGCCTTCGCGGGCGCGATCGCCACCGTGCCGTGGTTCTGGAACTTCGACGCGCGTTCCCGCCAGTGGGCCGGGCGCTTCGAGAAGGCCTTCGGGAAGAAACCCACCTGGGCGCAGGCCGGCGTGTACTCCGCGACCCTGCAGTACCTGAACGCCGTGGCGCGCGCCAAGAGCGACAACAGCGACGCGGTCATCAGGGCGCTCGAAGGCCACTCCTTCGACGACTTCTTCGCGCGCAACGCCACGATCCGCCCGCAGGACCACCGCGTGATCCTCGACGTGCAGGTCGTGCAGGTCAAGGGCAAGAGCGAATCCAAGGAAGCCGGGGACATCTACAAGCGCCTGAACACCATTCCCGCCGCGAAGGCCTTCATGCCCCTGAGCGAGAACAAGTGCCGTATGTGA
- a CDS encoding branched-chain amino acid ABC transporter permease, with product MSAVTKLGVTRDPARVTRAAWLIGLGIILLALPHLIYPVLALDILAWGLFAVAFDLLFGFSGLLSFGHAAFWGTSAYLTAYLLGHGQSVPVAIAGGTLSALALAVPVAYLSVRSSGIYFSMITLAFAQMVSFLALQWTDLTGGENGLQGFARPSFLGLDFSDAQVRYYVCLALFTLGFGVAYRAVRSPFGQAQQAVRDSEQRAQSVGYNPARFKFTAFLLSAGLAGLAGAMYTFGHGVVSLEVVNWRTSGEVVMMTLLGGTTTLFGPVIGAGIVLLLRDVLTTANLPVGIVTGVVFVLVVLFFRRGVVGTLQHWLRRR from the coding sequence GTGAGCGCCGTGACGAAACTGGGGGTGACGCGCGATCCGGCCCGCGTGACCCGCGCCGCGTGGCTGATCGGGCTGGGCATCATCCTGCTGGCGCTGCCGCACCTGATCTACCCGGTGCTGGCGCTGGACATCCTGGCGTGGGGGCTGTTCGCGGTGGCGTTCGACCTACTGTTCGGTTTCAGCGGGCTGCTGTCGTTCGGGCACGCGGCGTTCTGGGGCACCAGCGCGTACCTCACGGCGTACCTGCTGGGGCACGGGCAGAGCGTCCCGGTCGCCATCGCGGGCGGCACGCTGAGCGCCCTGGCGCTGGCGGTGCCGGTCGCATACCTGAGCGTGCGGTCCAGCGGCATCTACTTCAGCATGATCACGCTGGCGTTCGCGCAGATGGTGTCGTTCCTGGCGCTGCAGTGGACGGACCTGACCGGCGGCGAGAACGGGTTGCAGGGCTTCGCGCGGCCCAGTTTCCTGGGCCTGGACTTCAGTGACGCGCAGGTGAGGTACTACGTGTGCCTCGCGCTGTTCACGCTGGGCTTCGGCGTGGCGTACCGCGCGGTCCGCAGTCCCTTCGGGCAGGCGCAGCAGGCGGTGCGGGACAGTGAGCAGCGCGCGCAGAGCGTCGGGTACAACCCCGCGCGCTTCAAGTTCACGGCGTTCCTGCTGAGCGCCGGGCTGGCCGGACTGGCGGGCGCGATGTACACCTTCGGGCACGGCGTGGTCAGCCTGGAGGTCGTGAACTGGCGCACGTCCGGCGAGGTCGTCATGATGACCCTGCTGGGCGGCACCACCACCCTGTTCGGCCCGGTGATCGGCGCGGGGATCGTGCTGCTGCTGCGCGACGTGCTGACCACCGCGAACCTCCCGGTGGGTATCGTGACGGGCGTGGTGTTCGTGCTGGTGGTGCTGTTCTTCCGCCGGGGCGTGGTCGGCACGCTGCAACACTGGCTGCGCCGCCGGTAG